The sequence GCGTATGCCCAGCTCGTCATCGACCACCAGAATATTTGCCATGATTGAATTGCTGCCCTGCCTGTTGTTGACGGTTGTGTTGCTGATATGGAGATGTTTAAACCCGGATTGTCCCGAACGCTGTCAAGTCGCAACGCCAAATGATAACGACACTTGCGCGCCCTGCACGATCCCATCGGTAACACGGTTTGAAATGTCGATGCGCGCGCCGTGCTCATCGACAATTTTCTTGACCACCGCCAGCCCCAGGCCGGTGCCCTTGACCTTGGTGGTGACGTAGGGCTCGAAAGCCCGCTTGAGGATGTGCTCGGGAAAGCCCGTCCCATTGTCGCGCACGCTCAGGCGTACCCGCTGCGAGCTTTCGGAATAGTCGGTTTTGAGGGTCACGCAGGCCTCTTGCCGGCCTTCCTGCGCATCCTGCGCGTTTTGCAAAAGATTGTGTATGACCTGGCGCAGCAACTGGGCATCGCCCCGGATGGGCGGCGCCTTGGGGTCGAGTTCGGCAACCACCGGGGCCAGCGGGCTTGCAGAGTCGCTGTGGTAGAGCTGCAGCACGTCGTTGATGAGCGCATTGAGGTCCACCGCGACCAGCTCGGCGGCAGGCAGGCGCGCATAGTCGCGAAACTCATTCACCAGCCGCTTCATGGCATCCACCTGGTCCACGATGGTCTTGACCGATTTGGTCAGCAGCGCCTGCTCGGCGGGGGCCAGTTTTCCGTTCAGCTTCATCTCCAGGCGCTCGGCCGACAGCTGGATGGGCGTGAGCGGATTCTTGATTTCATGCGCCAGCCGGCGCGCCACTTCGCCCCAGGCCTGCGCGCGCTGGGCCGACACCATGTCGGAAATATCGTCGAAGACCAGCAAATACTCCTGGGTTCCGGGCATTTTGGCGCCGCGCGCGATCAGCGTGATGGCGTTGTCGCTGGCGCCATGACCTGCGGCATGCAGTTCAAACGACTGCTGCCAGTGCGCCAGCGTTTGCGCCGCGTTGTTGCTGAGGTAGTCGGCAAACTGGGCGAGCACGTCCTTGGCGAATACCTCCAGCCCGGGGACTTCGCCCAGCGGCTGGCCCTGGTAATCCTGCAGCGGCGCGCGCAGGATGCGGCTGGCGCCCGGATTGCTCGACTGCAGGCGCCCCCAGACGTCCAGCACGATGACGCCCGCCGTGAGGTTGTCGAGGATGGTTTGCAGGTTAGCACGGGCGGCATCGACCTGGCTCATGCTGTGCTGCACGGCGGAGCGGGCGTCGGCCAGTTGCTGCGTCATGTCGGCGAACGAGCGCGTCAGCCCGCCCAGTTCGTCCTTGCCTTTGAGCGCGGCTTTGGGCGTCAGGTCGCCCTGGGCCACCTGTTTCACCCCTTCGGCCAGCAGGAGCAGGGGTTTGGCCAACTGGTTGCCCAGCACGACGGCCAGCAACACCGCGCCAAACACGGCCAGGAACAGGCTGAGCGTGAGCGTGCCGATGTACATCTTGCGCAAGCCCCCGCGCGCCAGGGCACGCTCCTGGTACTGGCGGTTGGCCTCCTGCACGGCAATGGCATTGGCCACCAGCCCGGCGGGCAGCACGCTGGTGACCTGCAAATAACGGGACTGCTCCAGCACGCTCAGGTTCGG comes from Polaromonas naphthalenivorans CJ2 and encodes:
- a CDS encoding sensor histidine kinase, translated to MIPSVKLIALKSSAAFRWTVGVGAGVVVALGLVLLFLLTQATGNRELYERNYTLLLGLNVAVAALLVLVIGWIALKLVLRLRQGRFGSRLLVKLAAIFALVGLMPGLMIYVVSYQFVSRSIESWFDVEVEGALGAGLNLGRATLDTLANDLANKTRQAATQLAEVPDAMVGLNLERLREQLVASDVVLWSASGQLIANAGESRFLIQPERPSVQQLRSARTQRVTTQIEGLDEIVPGGNGELGADTHATPSARGAATAARVKAIAVVNNPNLSVLEQSRYLQVTSVLPAGLVANAIAVQEANRQYQERALARGGLRKMYIGTLTLSLFLAVFGAVLLAVVLGNQLAKPLLLLAEGVKQVAQGDLTPKAALKGKDELGGLTRSFADMTQQLADARSAVQHSMSQVDAARANLQTILDNLTAGVIVLDVWGRLQSSNPGASRILRAPLQDYQGQPLGEVPGLEVFAKDVLAQFADYLSNNAAQTLAHWQQSFELHAAGHGASDNAITLIARGAKMPGTQEYLLVFDDISDMVSAQRAQAWGEVARRLAHEIKNPLTPIQLSAERLEMKLNGKLAPAEQALLTKSVKTIVDQVDAMKRLVNEFRDYARLPAAELVAVDLNALINDVLQLYHSDSASPLAPVVAELDPKAPPIRGDAQLLRQVIHNLLQNAQDAQEGRQEACVTLKTDYSESSQRVRLSVRDNGTGFPEHILKRAFEPYVTTKVKGTGLGLAVVKKIVDEHGARIDISNRVTDGIVQGAQVSLSFGVAT